Proteins from a single region of Haloplanus sp. GDY1:
- a CDS encoding helix-hairpin-helix domain-containing protein has translation MSRNAEVADRFEEMADLLEADGVEYKPRSYRRAAENVRDHPRPVEELVAEGRDAVEGIDGVGEALADKIVEYVETGEIEELENLREDLPVDMAALTSVEGVGPKTVGTLYEALGITTLDELEAAAEAGEIREVSGFGEKTEANILENIPFARQAQERELLGDARPVAESILARLRDADPVVRADVAGSLRRWRETIGDVDVLVASEDAPAAVDAFLDWDAVDDVIESGTTKASVRARGMRVDCRIVVPDEFGSALQYFTGSKDHNVHLRNLAIDRGLKMNEYGMFEAGEAGSAADGTESGEESDADDPSSERTGRRIAGTTEAEMYEALDLPLIPPELREDRGEIEAAREGALPDLLAEGDVRGDLHTHTDWSDGTASVEAMIAAAADRGDDYLAITDHATGPGMVGGVGLDDGDLREQMAAVEDAAADAGIEVLHGVEANVDADGGLSVGEDVLAALDLVIASPHSGLGADRETATDRLVAAVEHPETDVLGHPTGRLINDRPGLDPDLDRLVAAAADAGVALEVNANPHRLDLNDEAIRLAVEAGATIAVDTDAHGTGELDFRRYGVHTARRGWAERGDVLNARPADDLLAFLD, from the coding sequence GTGAGCCGGAACGCCGAGGTGGCGGATCGCTTCGAGGAGATGGCCGACCTGCTTGAGGCCGACGGGGTCGAGTACAAACCCCGGAGCTACCGCCGCGCCGCCGAGAACGTCCGCGACCATCCGCGGCCGGTCGAGGAACTGGTCGCGGAGGGACGGGACGCGGTCGAGGGGATCGACGGCGTCGGCGAGGCGCTGGCCGACAAGATCGTCGAGTACGTCGAGACGGGGGAGATCGAGGAACTGGAGAACCTGCGGGAGGACCTCCCCGTCGACATGGCGGCGCTGACGAGCGTCGAGGGCGTCGGCCCGAAGACGGTGGGGACGCTCTACGAGGCGCTCGGGATCACCACCCTCGACGAACTGGAGGCCGCGGCGGAGGCGGGGGAGATCCGCGAGGTGTCGGGCTTCGGCGAGAAGACCGAAGCCAACATCCTGGAGAACATCCCCTTCGCCCGGCAGGCCCAGGAGCGGGAACTCCTCGGCGACGCCCGCCCCGTCGCGGAGTCGATCCTCGCCCGCCTCCGTGACGCCGACCCCGTCGTCCGCGCCGACGTCGCGGGGTCGCTCCGCCGGTGGCGCGAGACCATCGGCGACGTCGACGTGCTGGTCGCGAGCGAGGACGCCCCGGCCGCCGTCGACGCCTTCCTCGACTGGGACGCCGTCGACGACGTGATCGAGTCCGGGACGACGAAAGCGAGCGTCCGCGCCCGGGGGATGCGGGTGGACTGTCGGATCGTCGTCCCCGACGAGTTCGGCTCGGCGCTCCAGTATTTCACCGGCAGCAAGGACCACAACGTCCACCTGCGCAACCTCGCCATCGACCGCGGCCTGAAGATGAACGAGTACGGGATGTTCGAGGCGGGCGAGGCGGGGAGCGCCGCGGACGGCACGGAGTCCGGCGAGGAGAGCGACGCCGACGACCCGTCGAGCGAGCGGACCGGCCGCCGGATCGCCGGCACGACGGAGGCGGAGATGTACGAGGCCCTCGACCTGCCGCTCATCCCGCCGGAACTCCGGGAGGACCGGGGGGAGATCGAGGCCGCCCGGGAGGGCGCCCTCCCCGACCTCCTCGCGGAGGGGGACGTCCGCGGCGACCTGCACACCCACACCGACTGGTCGGACGGCACCGCGTCGGTCGAGGCGATGATCGCGGCGGCCGCCGACCGGGGCGACGACTACCTCGCGATCACGGACCACGCCACCGGTCCGGGGATGGTCGGCGGCGTCGGCCTCGACGACGGTGACCTCCGCGAGCAGATGGCGGCCGTCGAGGACGCCGCCGCGGACGCCGGAATCGAGGTCCTCCACGGCGTCGAGGCCAACGTCGACGCCGACGGCGGCCTCTCGGTGGGCGAGGACGTCCTCGCGGCCCTGGACCTGGTGATCGCCTCGCCCCACAGCGGCCTCGGGGCGGATCGCGAGACGGCGACCGACCGGCTGGTGGCCGCGGTCGAACACCCCGAGACGGACGTGCTCGGCCACCCGACCGGCCGCCTCATCAACGACCGCCCGGGGCTGGATCCGGACCTCGACCGTCTCGTGGCGGCGGCGGCCGACGCCGGGGTGGCCCTGGAGGTGAACGCCAACCCGCACCGCCTCGACCTGAACGACGAGGCGATCCGACTCGCCGTCGAGGCCGGGGCGACGATAGCCGTCGACACCGACGCCCACGGAACCGGGGAACTCGACTTCCGGCGGTACGGCGTCCACACGGCCCGCCGCGGGTGGGCGGAGCGCGGGGACGTGCTCAACGCCCGCCCCGCCGACGACCTGCTGGCGTTTCTGGACTGA